A portion of the Motacilla alba alba isolate MOTALB_02 chromosome 19, Motacilla_alba_V1.0_pri, whole genome shotgun sequence genome contains these proteins:
- the CENPV gene encoding centromere protein V, with translation MGRGAAGGARRSRRGSAAAGGTRRARSRNVGGSPAGAKAEPPGPGVIDLGAQSGRWAAFQERHRLSCEEAARLLLDAYEYRGLVKHTGGCHCGAVRFEVWASADLHVFNCNCSICTKKQNRHFIVPASRFKLLKGADNLTTYTFNTHRAQHTFCKTCGVQSFYTPRSNPDGYGIAPHCLDDGTVQTIITEDINGKEWEKAVREHKTIRDMSKP, from the exons AtggggcgcggcgcggcgggcggcgcgcggCGCTCCCggcggggcagcgcggccgcgggcGGGACGCGCCGGGCCcggagcaggaatgtggggggAAGCCCGGCCGGGGCCAAGGCGGAGCCCCCCGGGCCCGGCGTCATCGATCTGGGGGCGCAGAGCGGGCGCTGGGCCGCCTTCCAGGAGCGGCACCGGCTGAGCTGCGAGGAGGCGGCGCGGCTGCTGCTGGACGCGTA TGAGTACAGGGGTTTGGTGAAGCACACAGGAGGCTGTCACTGTGGAGCCGTCCGCTTTGAGGTCTGGGCTTCAGCAGACCTGCACGTGTTCAACTGCAA ttgCAGCATTTGCACAAAGAAACAGAACCGCCACTTCATTGTGCCAGCGTCGCGTTTCAAGCTGCTGAAG GGTGCTGACAACTTGACAACATACACCTTCAACACACACCGTGCCCAGCACACGTTCTGCAAGACCTGTGGTGTTCAGAGCTTTTATACTCCTCGTTCTAACCCTGATGGTTATG gaatCGCTCCCCACTGCCTGGATGATGGCACTGTGCAGACCATTATCACAGAGGACATCAATGGCAAGGAGTGGGAGAAAGCAGTGAGGGAACACAAGACCATCAGAGACATGTCAAAACCCTGA